A single window of Nicotiana sylvestris chromosome 5, ASM39365v2, whole genome shotgun sequence DNA harbors:
- the LOC138869252 gene encoding uncharacterized protein, producing MKAKQIRGGQLPIKNLVTEAEAEEFLKKMKAQDYSIIDQLRNTPAQISLLSLLIHSKEHAHVLIKVLNEAHISEETTVNQLEKMANRFFEVNRISFTDDELPEEGAGHNRALNLMVKCEGHYVKRVMVDGGSSVDVCPLSTLQSMKINTDRIRPSNVRIRAFDGSARDTMGEINLTMTIGPVDFEIVFQVVDMVISYNFLLGRPWIHTARAVPSTLNQMLKFEHDEQEIIVHGEDKSSIYKDPLIPCIEAKEGSESIVYQDFEVVVVDHVEEEKPVLHPRLSATSVMVATVMMRQGYEPGKGLGASLQGISEPISPLGNRGTFGLGFRPTQADKNKSKHRKKSGWVLQQPIPHIFYTFVKPRLREGQNSSAHANIDEICHGLSEIFSEVNMIQAGEGTSRADVQLIDPDTMLTNWETTPLPTRKESCFVNVGFNNMTCMRNSCPDLEKLSNIEITHQEVEYEEDEIVEEIKRELEQFENKPKPNLNETETINSGSPEEVRETKISIHTEQKTRDILIQLLFEYKDVFAWSYDDMTGLSADLVVHKLPIYPGFLPVQQKQRKFKTDMSDKIKQEIMKQLSANVVRAVRYTT from the exons ATGAAGGCCAAGCAAATCAGAGGAGGACAATTGCCAATAAAGAACCTAGTCACTGAAgcagaggcagaagagtttttgaagaaaatgaaagctcaGGATTACTCAATCATTGACCAACTAAGAAATACTCCTGCCCAAATCTCTCTACTATCTCTGCTCATACATTCCAAAGAGCATGCCCATGTACTAATCAAGGTCCTGAACGAGGCACATATCTCAGAGGAGACCACAGTGAATCAGTTAGAGAAGATGGCCAATAGattttttgaagtaaacagaatCTCATTTACCGATGATGAACTTCCCGAGGAAGGAGCCGGGCACAATAGGGCTTTgaacttgatggtcaaatgtgaggggcattatgtaaagagagtcatggttgatggaggctcaagtgtagatgtatgccctctctctactttgcAAAGCATGAAGATCAATACGGACAGAATCCGACCCAGCAATGTTCGCATCCGGGCTTTCGATGGCTCagcgagagataccatgggggaaatcaACCTCACCATGACGATTGGGCCGGTGGACTTTGAGATTGTTTTCCAAGTAGTGGACATGGTCATTTCTTATAACTTtcttcttggaaggccatggatccataCAGCCCGAGCTGTGCCATCCACCTTGAACCAGATGCTCAAATTCGAACATGACGAGCAAGAAATTATTGTTCACGGAGAAGACAAGTCTTCCATTTATAAAGACCCATTAATCCCCTGTATTGAGGCCAAGGAAGGGTCTGAGTCCATTGTCTATCAGGATTTTGAAGTGGTTGTTGTGGACCATGTCGAGGAAGAAAAGCCCGTTTTGCATCCTCGTCTTTCCGCCACATCTGTAATGGTGGCTACGGTTATGATGAGACAAGGTTATgagccaggaaaaggtttgggggcatcattgcaaggaattTCAGAGCCTATTTCTCCGTTAGGCAACCGGGGTACTTTTGGCTTAGGCTTCAGGCCAACACAAGCAGACAAAAACAAATCCAAACACCGCAAAAAGAGTGGATGGGTCTTGCAACAGCCTATCCCTCatattttctacacttttgtcaAGCCACGACTCCGAGAGGGTCAAAATTCCTCGGCGCATGCAAACATTGATGAGATTTGCCATGGCCTCAGCGAGATATTTTCTGAAGTGAATATGATCCAGGCTGGTGAAGGCACTAGTCGTGCCGATGTGCAATTAATTGACCCAGACACCATGCTCACCAACTGGGAAACAACTCCTCTCCCCacaaggaaggagtcttg CTTTGTTAATGTCggctttaataacatgacatgcatgcggaattcaTGCCCAGATCTTGAAAAGCTGTCTAATATCGAAATAACGCATCAAGAGGTTGAATATGAGGAAGATGAGAttgttgaggaaataaaaagagagttggaacaatttgaaaacaagcctaagcCAAACCTCAATGAAACTGAGACGATTAATTCCGGAAGTCCTGAAGAAGTTAGAGAAacgaagataagcattcacactgaaCAAAAAACCAGAGATATCTTGATTCAACTATTATTTGAAtacaaagatgtgtttgcttggtcttacGATGATATGACGGGTTTAAGTGCTGATCTGGTGGTTCATAAGCTTCCTATATATCCTGGTTTTCTaccagtccaacaaaagcaacgaaaatttAAAACAGACATGAGCGACAAAATCAAACAAGAAATAATGAAGCAACTAAGCGCCAATGTGGTCAGAGCTGTCCGATACACCACCTAG